In Pedobacter heparinus DSM 2366, the following are encoded in one genomic region:
- a CDS encoding sialidase family protein, which yields MYTSIKKPKMIGGVFCFLMLIFFCRDIASAASLTSGISRLDSLNFIYKAGENGYSCFRIPALIYTKDGTLLAFAEARKNNCGDSGDIDLVIKRSSDRGKTWSSLQVVWSDSTNTCGNPVPVQDRGTSRIWLISTWNLGTFHEKQIISDAAKKGRHVYKLYSDDDGRSWSGPTEITDQVKKPDWSWYATGPCHGLQITNGKYAGRLVIPINHIERGTNQNFAHIIYSDDHGKSWNLGNNTPQDKMNETTVAEISKGRLMLNMRNADRSIKTRHTAISSNGGLSWNNVEKDTVLIEPICQGSLLSHFYNKKKPVLLFTNPANAKLRANMTLRMSLNDGKTWKHNLVLHAGPSAYSDIALIDKTTIASFFEAGYEKPYEGIVFKIVNYSDLIQN from the coding sequence ATGTATACCTCAATCAAAAAACCAAAAATGATTGGCGGAGTGTTTTGTTTTCTGATGCTGATCTTTTTTTGCAGGGACATTGCTTCGGCAGCTTCTTTAACATCTGGAATTTCTCGTCTGGATAGTTTGAATTTCATTTATAAAGCCGGAGAAAATGGCTATTCCTGTTTTAGAATCCCAGCCCTTATTTATACAAAAGATGGGACTCTGCTGGCTTTCGCAGAAGCCAGAAAAAATAATTGCGGTGATTCGGGTGATATAGACCTCGTGATCAAAAGATCGTCGGACAGGGGCAAAACCTGGAGTAGTTTACAGGTGGTATGGAGTGATTCGACCAATACCTGTGGCAATCCGGTCCCTGTACAGGATAGGGGTACCAGCCGGATTTGGCTGATATCCACATGGAACCTGGGGACATTTCATGAAAAACAGATCATCAGTGATGCCGCAAAAAAAGGAAGACATGTGTATAAGCTTTATTCTGATGATGATGGCAGGAGCTGGTCGGGGCCAACGGAAATTACGGACCAGGTAAAGAAGCCAGACTGGTCGTGGTATGCTACCGGACCTTGCCATGGGCTGCAAATAACCAATGGAAAATATGCCGGGCGATTGGTGATTCCCATAAACCACATTGAAAGAGGTACCAATCAAAATTTTGCGCATATCATCTACTCAGATGATCATGGTAAAAGCTGGAACCTGGGCAACAATACCCCCCAGGATAAAATGAATGAAACTACTGTCGCCGAAATTTCTAAGGGCCGTTTAATGCTGAATATGAGAAATGCAGACCGGAGCATTAAAACCAGGCATACTGCTATTAGCAGCAATGGTGGATTGAGCTGGAATAATGTTGAAAAGGATACGGTTTTAATAGAACCCATTTGTCAGGGTAGCTTGTTGAGTCACTTTTACAATAAAAAGAAACCCGTTTTGCTGTTTACCAATCCTGCAAATGCTAAGCTGCGAGCTAATATGACGTTAAGGATGAGCCTGAATGATGGGAAGACCTGGAAACACAATTTAGTTTTACATGCTGGCCCATCGGCTTATTCTGACATCGCGCTTATAGATAAAACCACAATTGCGAGTTTTTTTGAGGCGGGGTATGAAAAGCCTTATGAAGGTATCGTATTTAAAATCGTCAATTATTCAGATCTAATACAAAACTAA